The genomic region CGTAAGGTGGACTTTTTAAAAGTAATGTGTAGGCAAGAGTTAAACCGCAACATATGCAGTTAGTAACCCCCACCGTTGTTGTATTCATTATACAGTAAAGAAATTAAAGGTCAATAGTTTTTAGTTAAGTTCTTTTTTTCACACGCACATGCTCTTGTTCTTGCAATTTCTTATTATTGTACAATTTTTGCAAATCCGCCAGAAGCATTAATTATTTTGGTTAGTGGCTAACGTAACCCGGCAATATGCTGAGCAATCTTTTCCTGACGGATAACTTCTCTGATATCATATTCCCTTTCCAACCACAGGGGGTAACACATTTGTTCAATTCGTGAAACTGTTCTATCTCCCAGCAACTTGCTTAAATCTCCCGATAAATCAAGATTGGTAGTAATAATGGTAGGAAGCTCGTGGTTTACCCGATAATTAATGATGTTGTAGATCTTATTTCTGGTCCACTCTGTATAATTATGCGCCCCCAGGTCATCCATAATTAACAAGGGCACTTCACTGGCAGTCTCTAAAAGACTATATTCGGTAAATTCACTGGTGCTACTGTAACTGGCCTTTATTTTCTCTAACAACTCTGGAACAATGACAAAAAGTACTGCCTTCTCACAATTTTGCAACACATAATTGGCAATACAACAGGCTAAAAATGTTTTACCGGAACCAACCGGTCCCTGGATTAAAAGACCTTCCTTTACCCTGTCGTTGACAAATGCTTTGGCAAAATCAAAGGCATAACGATAAGTTTTTTGGGCAATCTCCAGGTAAGTGCGCTGGGATAACGGTTCCTTCAGGGAAGCGGAATAGTATTTAAACTTGAAATTATCGAATGAATTATTCAGCATGGCCTGGGGTATCTGACACCGTTCAAATTTCTTAGTCAGGGCCCTTTGCTTTACACATTGACATGGTACCGCAAAGTCCCCTTCCATGTAAATGCCTCGGTCAGAACACTTGGGACATGCTACATCCCTATTCTCTTTATTTGCATAGTCCCTAGACTTAAGTTTGCTCTGCATATTATTTAACACTTTGATTGGATCAAAAAAATCCATAAGCTTATCCCCCATATCTCGTTACAAATATAATTTTAATTTAACATATGAGCTGCCAAACTGTAACCCTTTTAGAAAATACACTTTCATCATTATGTAAAACTGGGCAAATATCTTGGGACCAGCCAATTCATTAGGCATTTTACAAAGATATTCATCCGTGGTGGTTCCCAAAGTTTTCTATAGGGGCTATAATTAAACATAGTACGACCTAAGGAGAAAGATTATGTTGGCGTCTTGGATTTGGGGCCTAGTAACCTTATTTTTTTTGCTCGGTATTAAGCTATATCATCCTGTTAAAAGCACTCTTCCTGCAGTTTTAATGGGTTGGACCTGCTCAATACTAATTGTTTCCTTTGTTCTTTATCTAGACGGCCTGTTATCCGGTTTCCCGGCCCTGTCCTGGGAACCA from Desulfotomaculum nigrificans DSM 574 harbors:
- a CDS encoding ATP-binding protein, translated to MDFFDPIKVLNNMQSKLKSRDYANKENRDVACPKCSDRGIYMEGDFAVPCQCVKQRALTKKFERCQIPQAMLNNSFDNFKFKYYSASLKEPLSQRTYLEIAQKTYRYAFDFAKAFVNDRVKEGLLIQGPVGSGKTFLACCIANYVLQNCEKAVLFVIVPELLEKIKASYSSTSEFTEYSLLETASEVPLLIMDDLGAHNYTEWTRNKIYNIINYRVNHELPTIITTNLDLSGDLSKLLGDRTVSRIEQMCYPLWLEREYDIREVIRQEKIAQHIAGLR